In the genome of Fimbriimonadaceae bacterium, one region contains:
- the prpB gene encoding methylisocitrate lyase, producing MVHPPLKSPGQTLRDLMKQDIVVMPGAFSALSALAAYKQGAKAAYLSGGAITNNLLGMPDIALTTLNEMSGVAAQACAAAPVPMICDADTAFGDVWNAVRTVIEMERAGLAGIHIEDQFSPKRCGHLDGKEVIPVGEMVSKLRAAVSAKRDPSFMIIARTDARGVEGLDSAIERAKAYVDAGADAIFPEGLANEAEFETFRIGVKAPLLANMTEFGKTPLIPASRFKELGYEMVIFPVTALRVMLKAIEEFYAELLATGTQAGWMDKMRTRAELYDTIDYPSYTEQDMKWSE from the coding sequence ATGGTGCATCCACCCCTTAAGTCTCCGGGTCAGACGTTGCGCGATCTGATGAAGCAGGATATCGTCGTGATGCCGGGTGCTTTCAGCGCGCTGTCAGCTTTGGCGGCCTATAAGCAGGGAGCGAAGGCGGCTTATCTGAGCGGAGGCGCGATCACGAACAATCTGCTGGGGATGCCCGACATCGCTTTGACGACTTTGAACGAAATGTCGGGCGTCGCCGCGCAAGCCTGCGCGGCAGCGCCGGTGCCGATGATCTGCGACGCGGATACGGCTTTCGGGGATGTATGGAACGCTGTTCGTACGGTGATCGAGATGGAGCGGGCCGGACTTGCCGGAATCCATATTGAGGACCAGTTCAGCCCGAAGCGGTGCGGGCACCTTGACGGCAAAGAAGTTATCCCGGTGGGAGAGATGGTGAGCAAGCTAAGGGCTGCCGTTTCGGCGAAGCGCGACCCGTCGTTTATGATTATCGCGCGTACGGACGCGCGCGGGGTAGAGGGCTTGGACTCTGCAATCGAACGGGCAAAGGCTTATGTGGATGCTGGTGCTGATGCAATTTTCCCGGAGGGGCTTGCCAACGAGGCCGAGTTTGAGACCTTTCGGATAGGGGTGAAAGCGCCGCTGTTGGCGAACATGACGGAGTTTGGGAAGACCCCTCTCATTCCGGCTTCTCGGTTCAAAGAGCTTGGCTATGAGATGGTGATCTTCCCGGTCACGGCTCTTCGTGTGATGCTCAAAGCCATTGAGGAGTTTTACGCAGAGTTGCTGGCGACGGGGACACAGGCTGGGTGGATGGATAAGATGCGCACCCGGGCCGAGCTTTATGACACCATCGACTATCCGTCGTATACGGAGCAGGATATGAAATGGAGCGAGTAA
- a CDS encoding DUF2231 domain-containing protein: MRFASAARLCLGLTLVSCIACIAQAKPEFLEVYRAHYGLKDGTKLGDASCTNCHTQPPRRNPFGKDIEHEYEASPGGQLTAAMLDSVGSKDSDGDGFSNADEIKADTLPGDPASKPVGPATTGSEGQGASATPATESPSGIDWEEQINPKHTFHPLIVHFPIGLFLFGAFLEVLGKRRGESKLREFALWNLGFGAIFGVLGAVTGLIAIFRLGLSFSGIALLHLIIAGAAAVLMVVIALWRRKDMPDTAAYWTVLALTCLAIAVGGHLGATMVFNPETLAFVGLRL; the protein is encoded by the coding sequence ATGAGATTCGCCTCTGCAGCCCGACTGTGTCTGGGCTTGACCCTTGTTAGTTGCATTGCGTGTATTGCCCAAGCAAAACCTGAATTCTTAGAAGTCTATCGTGCACATTACGGATTGAAGGACGGCACGAAACTCGGTGATGCAAGCTGCACCAACTGCCATACTCAACCCCCTCGCCGCAACCCGTTCGGCAAGGATATTGAGCACGAGTATGAGGCAAGCCCAGGGGGACAACTCACAGCTGCCATGCTCGACAGCGTCGGTTCCAAGGATTCCGATGGAGATGGATTTTCCAATGCCGACGAAATCAAGGCCGACACGCTCCCCGGCGATCCTGCAAGCAAACCCGTGGGACCAGCGACAACAGGATCGGAGGGTCAAGGAGCCAGTGCGACTCCGGCAACAGAGTCACCTTCGGGAATCGATTGGGAGGAGCAGATCAATCCCAAGCACACCTTTCACCCATTGATTGTCCATTTTCCAATTGGGCTTTTTCTGTTTGGGGCGTTTCTTGAAGTGCTTGGAAAGCGTCGGGGTGAATCAAAGCTTCGAGAATTCGCACTCTGGAATCTTGGATTCGGCGCGATCTTTGGAGTTCTTGGAGCAGTCACAGGGCTCATCGCGATTTTCAGGTTAGGGCTTAGCTTCTCAGGCATCGCTCTACTTCACCTCATCATTGCTGGAGCGGCCGCGGTTCTTATGGTGGTGATCGCGTTGTGGCGGCGAAAAGACATGCCCGATACAGCTGCTTACTGGACCGTTCTTGCGCTTACTTGTCTGGCGATTGCTGTCGGTGGGCACCTTGGGGCGACGATGGTTTTCAATCCAGAGACCTTGGCCTTTGTCGGGCTTCGTCTTTGA
- a CDS encoding HD domain-containing protein has translation MFKKGDKTKEAVKRSIKHWLLLFTAFAVVGGGACYFAFLGALELHQSNLRNELEALAKLGALQVDPAEHQQLNDPSAMETPLYTRQIERLGRVQEQISTIRYIYTIRRIDGKLFFILDPTPPGDHDNDQIDDKSCLMDPYESEPYPVYEVFKTGRSVATGQLETDQWGTFLSGYAPIKDEHGQTVAVLGIDIEASQVMTQEKQLALVFLAAFIFTLVLGGSVSYYLATHIARSATSTRDQIGGAIARSGNRTTILQIGLAAAVIACIALGLYGRAASRLEKQEYQASGKSMERLFRLQFEIDSLLDTAVPVSETFASIMAGLSTPELATLQLRVKTAQTNYRQGKALWRDEMERVGDDIRSRTADLNSRQTELGSQLVAHHETFNVLFIVAAMLALGSLVLVRAATVQQDQLARTAQEASRLHEEVGIKNAEIEATNIVLTRALEDLQDNFEAMVQAWVKAVEAKDLYTAGHSERVMQYSTAIGRRMGLSEHDLRVLEMGTLIHDIGKIGIPDSILIKPSRLSNEEFEVVKSHPDIGYRMISSIPLFQECAPIVLWHHEKMDGSGYPDGLCGDEIPLLVKISTVADMFDAMTSTRAYRASLSASIALENLRKDAEKGALEPKIVEILAEIVNEQGVLWQPPRQDAA, from the coding sequence TTGTTCAAGAAAGGTGACAAGACAAAGGAAGCAGTAAAGCGAAGCATCAAGCACTGGCTTTTGCTCTTTACCGCGTTCGCCGTTGTCGGCGGAGGCGCATGCTACTTCGCGTTTTTAGGCGCACTCGAACTCCATCAGTCGAACCTTCGAAACGAACTCGAAGCGCTGGCAAAGCTTGGCGCTCTGCAAGTCGATCCTGCCGAACATCAACAACTCAATGACCCATCTGCAATGGAGACTCCTCTCTACACACGGCAGATTGAGCGTCTCGGCCGAGTTCAGGAACAGATCAGCACTATCCGCTACATCTACACAATCCGGCGGATCGATGGAAAGTTGTTCTTTATCCTAGACCCAACCCCGCCAGGAGATCACGACAATGACCAGATTGACGACAAGTCGTGTCTCATGGACCCTTACGAGTCCGAGCCTTATCCCGTTTATGAAGTGTTCAAGACGGGACGATCCGTAGCGACGGGCCAACTCGAAACCGATCAATGGGGGACGTTTCTGAGTGGTTATGCACCCATAAAAGACGAGCACGGACAAACCGTTGCGGTGCTTGGGATTGACATTGAAGCTAGCCAGGTCATGACGCAAGAAAAGCAGTTGGCGCTTGTCTTCCTCGCTGCCTTCATCTTTACGCTTGTCCTGGGAGGCAGCGTTTCCTACTACCTCGCAACGCATATCGCGCGATCCGCCACATCAACGCGAGATCAGATAGGAGGGGCGATAGCACGCTCTGGAAACCGAACAACCATTCTTCAGATCGGACTCGCCGCTGCTGTCATCGCGTGTATAGCGCTCGGTCTCTATGGCAGAGCAGCATCGCGACTCGAAAAGCAAGAGTATCAAGCGTCTGGCAAAAGCATGGAGCGGCTGTTCCGATTACAGTTTGAGATTGACAGCCTGCTGGATACAGCGGTTCCAGTGTCCGAGACCTTCGCTTCCATCATGGCCGGTCTATCAACGCCTGAACTCGCTACTCTACAACTGCGTGTGAAGACCGCTCAAACAAACTACCGTCAAGGCAAAGCATTGTGGCGTGATGAGATGGAACGCGTTGGCGATGACATTCGAAGTCGAACGGCTGACCTCAATTCCCGACAGACAGAGTTGGGGTCGCAGCTTGTTGCCCACCATGAGACTTTTAACGTCCTCTTCATCGTTGCCGCAATGCTCGCCTTAGGTTCTCTTGTGCTTGTGCGGGCGGCGACAGTGCAGCAAGACCAACTGGCACGTACCGCTCAGGAAGCGAGTCGACTTCACGAGGAAGTCGGAATCAAAAACGCCGAGATAGAAGCCACCAATATTGTGCTCACTCGTGCACTCGAAGACCTGCAGGACAACTTTGAAGCCATGGTTCAGGCTTGGGTCAAGGCCGTGGAGGCGAAGGACCTTTATACTGCAGGACACTCCGAAAGAGTCATGCAATACAGCACAGCAATAGGCCGTCGAATGGGGCTCTCCGAGCATGACTTGCGCGTTTTGGAAATGGGGACGCTAATCCACGACATTGGCAAGATCGGAATTCCCGACTCGATTCTAATCAAGCCGAGCAGACTCAGCAACGAAGAGTTCGAGGTGGTCAAGTCGCATCCGGATATTGGCTATCGGATGATTTCGAGCATCCCGCTTTTTCAGGAGTGTGCGCCGATTGTTCTCTGGCACCACGAAAAGATGGATGGCTCCGGCTATCCCGACGGACTATGTGGAGATGAGATACCGCTCTTGGTCAAGATCTCGACAGTCGCCGATATGTTCGACGCGATGACCTCAACAAGGGCGTACCGTGCCAGTCTTTCAGCCTCTATCGCACTTGAAAATCTGCGCAAAGATGCTGAAAAAGGGGCACTTGAGCCTAAGATCGTGGAGATTCTTGCCGAAATTGTAAATGAGCAGGGCGTTTTGTGGCAACCGCCACGTCAAGACGCCGCATAG
- a CDS encoding PilZ domain-containing protein, with product MVRSAPKGHPFRALVIDVSLGGLLLRSEHNFTGGETIEIQIAQERGDAVTVEAEVRHSTVVEGSQFFLCGARFLPKTHDQRVAIVHYVHDAFRTGADKMMVSDMANAQS from the coding sequence ATGGTTCGGAGCGCGCCTAAGGGCCATCCATTTCGAGCTCTCGTCATTGACGTCAGTCTCGGCGGACTGCTCCTCCGCTCAGAACACAACTTCACAGGCGGCGAGACGATTGAGATTCAGATTGCACAAGAGCGCGGCGACGCTGTTACAGTCGAGGCTGAGGTAAGACACTCGACAGTAGTCGAAGGAAGCCAGTTCTTTCTTTGCGGAGCGCGATTCCTGCCAAAAACGCACGATCAAAGAGTGGCTATCGTTCACTACGTGCACGACGCCTTCCGAACAGGCGCCGACAAGATGATGGTTTCAGACATGGCGAACGCTCAGTCCTAA
- a CDS encoding STAS domain-containing protein, with product MASPTSPLPRNKLDSLPKLFECLHSYRLSTFSSDLIAGVTVGLVALPLAMAFAISSGVKPEAGLYCAIIAGFITALLGGSKTQVSGPTGAFVVVVAGIVHTYGISGLFMCTMMAGVILVILGLTGLGSAVKFIPRPVVIGFTNGIALLIASTQIKDFFGLDIPKVPSLFLDRMKSIMAHWDTLSMQSTLLGFGCIAVIVLFMRFIKRVPGTIVALLGGTVLAFLLHLNVETIQSRFGGIPSGLPSLHTPKFEAGMLATLISPALTIAMLGAIESLMSAVVADRMSKDKHNPNVELMAHGVANILSPLAGGLPSTGAIARTATNIRSGAKTPVSAIIHALTLLAIVMFAAPLAKYIPLCVLSAILFVVAYNMGEWKEIPQILRLSKADTAVWAATFLLTVFADLTVAVEVGMILAALLYITRVTSTTTVTIVDESYITSGQEHSLQDKDIPKEVAIFRIHGPFLFGSTDKLQEIADRISTLPPVVILRLRNMTAIDGTGMQAIEEFHTLVKESGRTMIVCGMRDQPRQFLERSGFAEHIGPENVCRHVSAAIDRANEILGR from the coding sequence GTGGCCTCGCCGACGTCGCCTCTTCCACGCAACAAGCTCGACTCTCTGCCCAAGCTGTTCGAGTGCTTGCATAGCTACCGACTCTCCACCTTCAGCTCTGATCTGATCGCCGGAGTCACCGTCGGTCTTGTCGCCCTTCCGCTTGCCATGGCATTTGCCATCAGCTCGGGCGTCAAGCCCGAAGCAGGGCTTTATTGCGCCATCATCGCCGGGTTTATTACCGCTCTGCTTGGCGGGTCGAAGACCCAGGTCAGTGGTCCAACCGGTGCGTTCGTGGTGGTCGTCGCGGGCATCGTCCACACCTACGGCATTAGCGGCTTGTTTATGTGTACGATGATGGCGGGAGTGATTCTGGTCATCCTCGGTCTCACCGGTCTTGGGAGCGCGGTCAAGTTCATCCCACGTCCAGTCGTCATCGGCTTTACCAACGGCATCGCGCTGCTGATCGCCTCGACCCAGATCAAAGACTTCTTCGGGCTGGACATTCCCAAAGTCCCCAGCCTCTTTCTCGACCGCATGAAGTCTATCATGGCGCATTGGGACACGCTCTCGATGCAGAGCACGCTTCTCGGCTTTGGGTGCATCGCGGTGATTGTGCTGTTCATGCGCTTCATCAAGCGCGTGCCAGGAACCATCGTCGCGCTCCTTGGCGGCACCGTGCTGGCGTTCTTGCTGCACCTGAACGTCGAAACGATCCAAAGCCGATTCGGCGGGATTCCCAGCGGACTGCCCTCGCTGCACACGCCTAAGTTTGAAGCGGGGATGCTGGCAACGCTGATCTCTCCGGCTCTCACCATCGCGATGCTCGGGGCTATCGAATCGCTGATGTCGGCGGTTGTGGCGGACCGGATGTCGAAGGACAAGCACAACCCAAACGTCGAGTTGATGGCTCACGGAGTGGCGAACATCCTGTCTCCGCTTGCCGGAGGGCTTCCCAGTACCGGGGCCATCGCGCGAACGGCAACAAACATTCGGAGCGGTGCGAAGACGCCCGTCTCGGCGATAATCCACGCACTGACGCTTCTTGCTATCGTCATGTTCGCGGCCCCGCTTGCCAAGTACATCCCGCTCTGCGTCCTCTCGGCGATCCTTTTTGTTGTGGCCTACAACATGGGAGAGTGGAAGGAGATTCCGCAGATTCTGCGCCTCTCCAAGGCTGATACCGCCGTCTGGGCGGCGACCTTCTTGCTGACGGTCTTTGCCGATCTGACGGTGGCAGTGGAGGTGGGGATGATCCTTGCCGCGCTGCTCTATATCACTCGAGTGACTTCGACGACGACGGTGACAATCGTCGATGAAAGCTACATTACATCGGGGCAGGAGCATTCCCTTCAGGACAAAGATATTCCGAAGGAGGTCGCCATCTTCCGTATTCACGGGCCGTTCCTGTTCGGCTCGACCGACAAGCTGCAGGAGATCGCCGACAGGATTAGCACGCTCCCGCCCGTTGTCATTTTACGGTTGCGCAACATGACGGCTATCGACGGCACGGGAATGCAGGCGATCGAGGAGTTTCACACCCTGGTGAAAGAGAGCGGGCGGACGATGATCGTCTGCGGAATGAGGGACCAGCCGAGACAGTTCCTAGAACGGTCAGGCTTTGCCGAGCATATCGGGCCGGAGAACGTCTGCAGGCACGTCTCAGCTGCTATCGACCGGGCGAATGAAATATTGGGGCGGTAG
- the fabD gene encoding ACP S-malonyltransferase: protein MFAVVFPGQGSQKPGMGKELFDAYDAAKAVFQTVSDAAHVDAARLCFETDEETLRQTQNAQMALYTVGVAAYSCLQERLGETQPGAFAGHSVGEYAALTAAGFLSIEDGARLVLRRGDLMARSGKLRPGTMAAVLGLEKKALHDICKASSQPNSVVVIANDNCPGQLVISGDVDAVQRASAMASEQGAKRVLPINVSGAFHSPLMEEASMAMLEALKLASFNGFLGQIPVFSNVTSEPSDLASSWPVLLETQLKSPVRWTETIQNMMKEEVDTFVECGSGEVLCGLIKRTSKEVRTLNVGDPASLDATVEALNGVKS from the coding sequence ATGTTTGCCGTGGTTTTCCCCGGACAGGGATCGCAAAAGCCAGGCATGGGAAAAGAGCTTTTCGACGCTTACGATGCTGCTAAAGCGGTTTTTCAAACGGTCTCGGATGCTGCCCATGTCGATGCTGCCCGCCTATGCTTTGAAACCGACGAGGAAACCCTTCGTCAAACGCAGAACGCACAGATGGCTCTGTATACGGTCGGGGTGGCAGCCTATTCCTGTCTTCAGGAGCGCCTTGGCGAGACCCAACCCGGCGCCTTCGCAGGTCACAGTGTCGGCGAATACGCTGCGCTGACGGCCGCTGGATTCTTGAGCATTGAAGACGGAGCAAGACTTGTCCTGCGTCGGGGTGACCTGATGGCACGATCTGGCAAACTTCGACCTGGAACCATGGCCGCCGTACTTGGTCTGGAAAAGAAGGCTCTCCATGATATCTGCAAGGCGTCCTCCCAACCAAACAGCGTCGTCGTCATCGCGAACGACAACTGCCCGGGACAGCTTGTGATTAGCGGTGATGTTGATGCGGTTCAGCGTGCCTCAGCGATGGCTTCTGAACAGGGCGCGAAGCGCGTGTTGCCAATCAACGTCAGCGGCGCATTCCATAGCCCGCTGATGGAAGAGGCATCGATGGCAATGCTCGAAGCGCTCAAGCTTGCGTCGTTCAATGGTTTCTTGGGTCAGATACCCGTCTTCAGCAACGTCACTTCAGAGCCCTCCGACCTTGCATCATCGTGGCCTGTCTTGCTTGAAACGCAACTTAAGAGCCCTGTGCGGTGGACCGAAACGATTCAAAACATGATGAAAGAAGAGGTTGATACGTTTGTCGAGTGCGGCTCGGGTGAGGTCTTGTGCGGGCTGATAAAGCGGACAAGCAAAGAGGTTCGCACACTTAATGTAGGCGACCCTGCATCACTGGACGCCACGGTGGAAGCATTGAACGGAGTGAAATCTTGA
- the fabG gene encoding 3-oxoacyl-[acyl-carrier-protein] reductase, with translation MNFEGQVVVVTGASRGIGREIAMQFAAKGANVACIATSVEGAAKTASAITAAGGKAEAFACNIADSEQVDALMASVAEKMGTPAVLVNNAGITRDTLMLRMKDDDWDQVLEVNLKGAFLTIRAASKLMMKARYGRIVNITSIVGLHGASGQANYAAAKAGLVGLTMTVAKEFGSRGITCNAVAPGFIETDMTSDLPEEFREHVAKNAPAGRLGSPADIAAAVVFLASQEAGYITGQTLTVDGGLTI, from the coding sequence TTGAACTTTGAAGGACAGGTTGTTGTCGTTACGGGGGCTTCCCGAGGAATCGGGCGTGAAATCGCGATGCAGTTCGCCGCAAAGGGCGCGAACGTGGCTTGTATCGCGACCAGCGTAGAAGGGGCGGCGAAGACCGCTAGCGCAATCACAGCAGCCGGAGGCAAAGCCGAAGCCTTTGCCTGCAATATCGCCGACTCGGAACAAGTTGATGCCCTTATGGCGAGCGTTGCCGAAAAAATGGGGACGCCAGCGGTCCTTGTGAACAACGCCGGCATCACCCGCGACACGCTAATGCTGCGGATGAAGGATGACGATTGGGACCAGGTGCTTGAAGTCAATCTCAAAGGAGCGTTCCTTACCATTCGTGCGGCAAGCAAGTTGATGATGAAGGCACGGTACGGACGGATCGTCAACATCACGAGCATTGTCGGGCTTCATGGAGCAAGCGGCCAGGCGAACTATGCCGCAGCGAAAGCAGGCTTAGTCGGTCTGACAATGACCGTGGCGAAGGAGTTTGGAAGTCGGGGCATCACATGCAATGCCGTCGCGCCCGGATTTATCGAGACGGACATGACATCCGATCTCCCCGAGGAGTTTCGAGAACATGTCGCCAAGAACGCTCCTGCCGGGCGACTCGGCAGTCCGGCAGATATCGCCGCTGCTGTTGTGTTCTTGGCGAGCCAAGAAGCGGGCTATATCACGGGACAGACCTTGACGGTTGACGGTGGGTTGACGATTTAG
- a CDS encoding MFS transporter produces the protein MSAVPATSEKVTPEQRKAFIAAWLGWAFDGLDGFLYALVAVKFVTELMGPGTQPDVVAKYAGVIQAVFLFGWAFGGAFFGRIGDKIGRTKTLTITILTYALFTGFCALSQAWWHLLIFRFIAALGIGGEWAAGSALVSETLHDKHRSWASALLQSGYMTGMILAALTVRFMAELPVRWVFVIGVLPALLTVWIRKSIHEPKEWQEERKTREIPKVSALFQGAILKNTLLSLTFCGICLTTIWAFLFYSTPVLRSLPEVKAMDPSSATLLVSNVVIIFTLWNIVGNFAATYMAKLTSIRFTFAFFMAASFITFYVGFGQPRDLGGLTLYYNIVMFFGTGVFAIFPLYIPKLFPTLLRTTGSGFSYNFGRVIAGVGTLVLPLMLSRPDAPTPLNILWYTGFLYIAGFGVALLMPEVKAAMTSSPEFATE, from the coding sequence ATGTCAGCGGTACCCGCGACTTCCGAGAAAGTAACGCCTGAACAGAGGAAGGCGTTTATCGCTGCCTGGCTTGGCTGGGCATTCGACGGCCTTGATGGGTTCCTCTACGCTCTCGTCGCTGTCAAGTTCGTCACGGAGCTCATGGGGCCCGGCACGCAGCCCGACGTCGTGGCAAAGTATGCCGGAGTTATTCAGGCCGTATTCCTCTTTGGCTGGGCGTTCGGCGGTGCCTTTTTTGGGCGGATCGGCGATAAGATAGGGCGCACCAAGACGCTCACCATCACCATCCTCACTTATGCTTTGTTCACAGGTTTTTGTGCGCTGTCGCAAGCCTGGTGGCATCTGCTCATTTTTCGGTTTATCGCGGCTCTTGGGATAGGTGGAGAGTGGGCGGCCGGGTCAGCGCTGGTGAGTGAGACGCTGCACGACAAACACCGCTCATGGGCGAGCGCGTTGCTGCAGAGCGGCTACATGACGGGCATGATCCTCGCCGCGCTCACGGTCAGATTCATGGCTGAGTTGCCCGTTCGATGGGTGTTTGTGATTGGGGTTCTTCCTGCGCTTCTAACGGTTTGGATTCGGAAGTCGATCCATGAGCCAAAAGAGTGGCAGGAAGAGCGCAAAACCCGTGAGATTCCGAAGGTCTCTGCGCTCTTTCAGGGCGCGATCCTCAAGAACACTTTACTCTCGCTCACGTTCTGCGGGATCTGCCTTACCACCATCTGGGCGTTCCTTTTCTACAGTACGCCCGTCCTTCGATCGCTCCCCGAAGTTAAGGCGATGGACCCAAGTTCGGCAACGCTGCTTGTCTCGAATGTTGTGATCATCTTTACGCTTTGGAACATCGTCGGAAACTTTGCCGCGACATACATGGCCAAGCTCACCAGTATCCGGTTCACCTTTGCATTCTTTATGGCGGCTTCTTTCATAACGTTCTACGTGGGCTTTGGGCAGCCGCGCGATCTTGGCGGTCTCACGCTCTACTACAACATCGTCATGTTCTTCGGCACGGGAGTTTTTGCCATCTTCCCACTGTACATTCCAAAGCTCTTCCCTACTCTGCTGCGCACCACGGGTTCGGGCTTCTCCTATAACTTTGGGCGCGTAATCGCCGGTGTGGGAACGTTGGTGCTGCCCCTTATGCTTTCACGCCCCGACGCACCCACCCCTCTGAACATCCTGTGGTACACGGGCTTTCTCTACATCGCTGGTTTTGGAGTCGCCCTCTTGATGCCCGAAGTTAAGGCCGCCATGACATCCAGCCCAGAGTTCGCCACAGAGTAG